The Desulfovibrio sp. Fe33 genome contains the following window.
ACGGGCAGCAGTTGCTTGCTGACTACCCTGGTCAGCGGATGGAGCCGGGTGCCGGAGCCGCCTGCTAGGATGATGCCTTTCATGTATGCCTCTGAGTGCTTTGATTTACTTCGATTTCGAGTTAGGATACATCCCAACTGCGTGAATGTTGCCTTACTATAGGGCCGGGATAAAAGCAAAAGCAACAGGCCCGGGCGCATCCTCAATACAAGGTGTAGATAATGTATCCGTATTTTCAATATTCCGGCGGCATCCTCCCCGCGTTGCTTCTTCTGGTGGCGCTTTTCTTTCTGTTCGTCTTTTTGCCCGTGTCTCTGGTGGCCGACGCCTTTTCCAAGCTGGGGCTGACCCCGGCACAGGGAGTGCTCATGTTCATCGCTATCCTGCTCGGGCGCATGGTCAATATTCCGGTCCATACCAGCGAGCGTCTGGTGGTGGTCAGCAAGCCCCGCACCGTCAGCTTCGGCATGGACGAGGGCGGCCGTCCCGTGCGCATCGAGGCGGGTGGTGAGAGCGAGCTGAAGAAGCAGGTTTTCGCCATCAATGTGGGCGGTTTTCTCATGCCCCTGCTTTTGAGCATTACCTTCATCATACGCCAGCACATGATTTTTCAGGCGGACGGGGTGTACCCGTGGATCGGTTTCGTCATGCTCATGGTCGCGGGCGGGTGCTACGCCATGTCCAAGCCCGATCCGTTCACCGGCATACGCATCCCCCTGGTTCTGCCCGCCCTGATAACCTTCCTGTGCGTATATTTCTTCGTGCCCCAGGAGTACCGCCCCGTGGCCGCCTATGTGGCCGGAACCATGGGGGCCGTGCTCGGCGGCAATATCGTCCCGCTTCTGGTGCCGCGCACCCGCAACCAGGTGGGCACGCCGTTGGTCTCAATCGGCGGTCCCGGCACTTTCGGCGGCGTGTTCGTGGCCGGTATCCTGTCGGTTCTGTTGGCCTGATAGGCAAAGGAGAATCATGTCCTGCAAGAATCTGAATCTGCGGCTGGCGGCCCCCGTACAACGGGGCGGTCTTATTCATCTTTGTTCCGCCGCCGGGGGAGCTTTTCCCGCCCCCCTGGTCATGGATGCGATTCGTCCCGGCCTGCGCGCGGGCGACCGGCTGACCGGAGAGGGCGGCGCATTCCTGGTCCGTTCGTCGGGATGGCTGCCCGGGGGGGCGGAAGCCGCGTCCCGTCCCCTGTATCTCGTCGAGGCCCTCGACGACATGACGCCTGGCGAAGGCCGTTTCGAAGTTTCGCGCACCGGCTACGCCCTGGCGTGGATCACCCTGAGCGACAAGGGGGCCAGGGGCGAGCGGGTGGACGAGTCCGGCCCGCTGGTGGGCAGACTCGTGGCGGAGGCCTTGGAACTGAATTGCGTGCAGGGATTCGTCATCCCGGACGAGGAGGGTGAGCTCAAAGCCCTCCTGGCCGATCTGGCCCTGACCCAGGGCTTCGATCTCATCCTGACCACGGGCGGCACCGGAGTAGCTCCTCGGGACGTCTCTCCCGAAGCTACACTGGCGGTCATCGAGAAAAGGCTGCCGGGCTACGAGCGGGCCATGACCGCGGCCAGTCTGGCCAAGACCCCGCAAGGGGCCATTTCCCGCGCCGTGGCCGGAACCCTGGGGCGCGCGGTCATCGTCAACATGCCGGGCAGTCCCAAGGCTGTGGCCGAATGCCTCGCGCCGCTGCTGCCGACCTTCCGCCACACATTGGAGAAGCTTCAGGGCGATCCGTCCGACTGTGCTGTGTTGCGCCGCGATTGACCTTTGGGGTTGCAGCCAGCAAAGAGAGTTGATAAATAGTTGGATTGATGATTGTTGATGGTTCAACTTAACGTGCAATTTCAGGCAGGAATCCGAATATGAACCGTACCCGGTTTTTGTTTTTGGCTTTTATCCTCTCGACCGTCCTGGCTTCGGCCGGCATTGTTTCCGCTCAGGATGCCGATCCCGCCATGAGCAGCGCGGCAACGGACGACATCTCCGGTCCGTACGACCTTGAGCGATGCGTTCAGCGGGCCTTGACGGCCAATCCGAACATGCAGGCCATCCGAGCCCAGTTGAAGGGCGCGGAATTCGGCCAGAGGTCCGCATTGGGCCAGTTCGGTCCGACTTTGGGCGGCGCTTACGGGTACACCCATTACAATCGGGGCAATAGCTACAGCGGCAAGGAAGATGATTGGGTCGCCTCCTTGAATCTTTCCCAGCCGATCTTCCAGGGCTTCAACCTCCTGGCCAACTGGCAGAAGGCCAAGTTGAACAGGGAGTCCACCGAGGCTTCGCTGACCAATGTGGAATTGACCCTGATCGAGTCCGTCCAGGCCAACTTCCTGTCCCTGCTCAAGGCGCGCATGGACGTCAAGAGCGCCGAGGATTCGGTTGCCCGCCTGGAGTCTCAGCTCAAAGTGACCAACGCTTTTTACGAAGTCGGTCTGCGGCCCAAGGCCGAGGTCCTGGACGCGGAGGTCGACCTGGCCACCGCCAAGCAGTTGCTTCTCAAATCGCGCAACAATGTCTCCACCCAGGAGGCCCAGCTCAACACCTTGCTGAACATTCCCCTGGAATCCCCGGTTCAGTACGTGGGCGAACTGAAATACATTCCTTTTGATCTGACCCTGAGGGATTGCCTGACCAGGGCCTACGCGAACCGTCCCGACCTGATTATCGGCCAGAAGAGCGTGGAAATTGCCCAGAAGGACGTGACCATGTCCGAGAGCAGCTTCTATCCCTCGGTCACCGGTCGTTGGGATTACGTCACCCGCGGCGACGATCCGTCCGTCAGCGGCTCCGGCTACTACTCCGAATCGGCCAGTGAATACTGGACCGCCGGAGTGGACGCCTCCATGGAAATCTTCCAGTGGGGAGCCGACTACTACGATTCCAAGCGCTACGACGAGATGGTCAATCAGATGCAGGCCGACCTGGAAAACACCCGGCTCAACGCAGGGTTCGAGGTCAAGAGCTCCATCCTGAATCTGCAGGAGGCGGCCGATCGCATTACCGTGGCCAAGAAGTCCGTGGTGGCTGCCGAGGAGGCCTACCGCATGGCCGTGGCCCGCTATCAGGCGCAGGTCGGCACCAACACCGACGTGCTCAACGCTCAGGAGCGTCTGAGCCTGGCCGAAGCG
Protein-coding sequences here:
- a CDS encoding DUF1614 domain-containing protein, with the translated sequence MYPYFQYSGGILPALLLLVALFFLFVFLPVSLVADAFSKLGLTPAQGVLMFIAILLGRMVNIPVHTSERLVVVSKPRTVSFGMDEGGRPVRIEAGGESELKKQVFAINVGGFLMPLLLSITFIIRQHMIFQADGVYPWIGFVMLMVAGGCYAMSKPDPFTGIRIPLVLPALITFLCVYFFVPQEYRPVAAYVAGTMGAVLGGNIVPLLVPRTRNQVGTPLVSIGGPGTFGGVFVAGILSVLLA
- a CDS encoding MogA/MoaB family molybdenum cofactor biosynthesis protein, producing the protein MSCKNLNLRLAAPVQRGGLIHLCSAAGGAFPAPLVMDAIRPGLRAGDRLTGEGGAFLVRSSGWLPGGAEAASRPLYLVEALDDMTPGEGRFEVSRTGYALAWITLSDKGARGERVDESGPLVGRLVAEALELNCVQGFVIPDEEGELKALLADLALTQGFDLILTTGGTGVAPRDVSPEATLAVIEKRLPGYERAMTAASLAKTPQGAISRAVAGTLGRAVIVNMPGSPKAVAECLAPLLPTFRHTLEKLQGDPSDCAVLRRD
- a CDS encoding TolC family protein, which gives rise to MNRTRFLFLAFILSTVLASAGIVSAQDADPAMSSAATDDISGPYDLERCVQRALTANPNMQAIRAQLKGAEFGQRSALGQFGPTLGGAYGYTHYNRGNSYSGKEDDWVASLNLSQPIFQGFNLLANWQKAKLNRESTEASLTNVELTLIESVQANFLSLLKARMDVKSAEDSVARLESQLKVTNAFYEVGLRPKAEVLDAEVDLATAKQLLLKSRNNVSTQEAQLNTLLNIPLESPVQYVGELKYIPFDLTLRDCLTRAYANRPDLIIGQKSVEIAQKDVTMSESSFYPSVTGRWDYVTRGDDPSVSGSGYYSESASEYWTAGVDASMEIFQWGADYYDSKRYDEMVNQMQADLENTRLNAGFEVKSSILNLQEAADRITVAKKSVVAAEEAYRMAVARYQAQVGTNTDVLNAQERLSLAEAQLSQAMADYGTAVSKLYVAMGEKNLGLKEVK